In Streptomyces sp. NBC_00306, a single genomic region encodes these proteins:
- the trpS gene encoding tryptophan--tRNA ligase translates to MASPRPRALSGIQPTAGSFHLGNYLGAIRQYVALQETHDAFYMVVDLHAITVPQDPAELRANTRLAAAQLLAAGLDPERCTLFIQSHVPEHAQLGWIMNCLTGFGEASRMTQFKDKSAKQGADRATVGLFTYPILQVADILLYQADAVPVGEDQRQHIELTRDLAERFNGRFGQTFTVPAPHIVKEVAKIYDLQDPTIKMSKSASTPKGLINLLDEPKATAKKVRSAVTDTDTVIRFDSVEKPGVSNLLTIYSTLTGTTVSELEQKYEGKGYGALKTDLADVMVEFVTPFRTRTQEYLDDPETLDSILAKGAEKARAVAAETLAAAFDRVGFLPAKH, encoded by the coding sequence ATGGCCTCACCCCGACCTCGCGCGCTCTCCGGCATTCAGCCGACCGCCGGTTCGTTCCACCTCGGGAACTACCTGGGAGCGATCCGCCAGTACGTGGCGCTGCAAGAGACCCACGACGCGTTCTACATGGTCGTCGACCTGCACGCGATCACCGTGCCGCAGGACCCGGCCGAGCTGCGGGCGAACACCCGCCTCGCCGCGGCCCAGCTGCTCGCCGCCGGTCTCGACCCCGAGCGCTGCACCCTGTTCATCCAGAGCCACGTGCCCGAGCACGCCCAGCTCGGCTGGATCATGAACTGCCTGACCGGCTTCGGTGAGGCCTCCCGGATGACGCAGTTCAAGGACAAGTCCGCCAAGCAGGGCGCCGACCGCGCCACCGTCGGCCTGTTCACGTACCCGATCCTCCAGGTCGCGGACATCCTGCTGTACCAGGCGGACGCCGTCCCGGTCGGCGAGGACCAGCGCCAGCACATCGAGCTCACCCGTGACCTCGCCGAGCGCTTCAACGGCCGCTTCGGCCAGACGTTCACCGTTCCGGCTCCGCACATCGTCAAGGAGGTCGCGAAGATCTACGACCTCCAGGACCCGACGATCAAGATGAGCAAGTCGGCGTCCACGCCCAAGGGCCTGATCAACCTGCTCGACGAGCCGAAGGCGACCGCCAAGAAGGTCCGCAGCGCGGTCACGGACACCGACACGGTGATCCGTTTCGACAGCGTGGAGAAGCCCGGCGTCAGCAATCTCCTCACCATCTACTCCACGCTCACCGGCACGACGGTGAGCGAGCTGGAGCAGAAGTACGAGGGCAAGGGGTACGGAGCGCTCAAGACCGACCTCGCCGACGTGATGGTGGAGTTCGTCACTCCGTTCCGCACCCGGACCCAGGAATATCTGGACGACCCCGAGACGCTGGACTCGATCCTGGCCAAGGGTGCGGAGAAGGCGCGGGCCGTGGCAGCAGAGACGCTGGCCGCGGCATTCGACCGGGTGGGCTTCCTGCCCGCGAAGCACTGA
- a CDS encoding decaprenylphospho-beta-D-erythro-pentofuranosid-2-ulose 2-reductase has product MKDAFGAPQSLLVLGGTSEIGQAVARRLIARRTRTVWLAGRPSPDLEAAADGLRRLGADVRTVAFDALDPALHEQVLGKVFAEGDIDMVLLAFGVLGDQANDEADPPAAVRVAQTNYTGAVSAGLVCAAALQNQGHGSLVVLSSVAGERARRANFIYGSSKAGLDVFTQGLGDAMYGTGVHVMAVRPGFVRTRMTAGLPEAPLATTPEAVALAVEQGLRRRAETVWVPGALRLVMSALRHVPRPLFRRLPL; this is encoded by the coding sequence ATGAAGGACGCCTTCGGCGCACCGCAGTCCCTGCTCGTCCTCGGCGGCACCTCGGAGATCGGCCAGGCCGTGGCCCGCCGGCTGATCGCCCGGCGCACCCGTACGGTCTGGCTGGCGGGCCGCCCCTCCCCCGACCTCGAAGCCGCCGCGGACGGACTGCGCCGGCTCGGCGCCGACGTCCGCACCGTCGCCTTCGACGCCCTCGACCCCGCCCTGCACGAACAGGTGCTGGGCAAGGTCTTCGCGGAGGGCGACATCGACATGGTGCTGCTCGCCTTCGGCGTCCTCGGCGACCAGGCGAACGACGAGGCCGACCCGCCGGCGGCGGTCCGGGTCGCGCAGACCAACTACACGGGCGCCGTCTCGGCCGGACTCGTGTGCGCGGCCGCGCTGCAGAACCAGGGGCACGGCTCCCTGGTGGTCCTCTCCTCGGTGGCCGGCGAGCGGGCCCGCCGCGCCAACTTCATCTACGGCTCCAGCAAGGCCGGCCTGGACGTCTTCACCCAGGGACTGGGGGACGCGATGTACGGGACCGGGGTCCATGTGATGGCCGTACGCCCGGGCTTCGTCAGGACGAGGATGACGGCCGGCCTGCCCGAGGCGCCGCTGGCCACCACGCCCGAGGCCGTCGCGCTGGCCGTCGAGCAGGGGCTGCGGCGCAGGGCGGAGACGGTGTGGGTGCCCGGAGCTCTGCGGCTGGTGATGTCGGCGCTGCGGCATGTGCCGCGCCCGCTGTTCCGCCGACTGCCGCTGTGA
- the glyA gene encoding serine hydroxymethyltransferase translates to MTLPHPALSATDPELAALVGAEEQLQAETLRLIPSENYVSAAVLEASGTVLQNKYSEGYAGRRYYEGQQVIDQVERLAVARAKALFGVEHANVQPYSGSPANLAVYLAFADPGDTVMGMALPMGGHLTHGWGVSATGKWFRGVQYGVRQDTGLIDFDEVRELALKERPKIIFCGGTALPRTIDFPAFAEIARECGAVLVADVAHIAGLIAGGAHPSPVPHADVISTTTHKTLRGPRGAMLMSREEHAKALDKAVFPGLQGGPHNQTTAAIAVALHEASQPSFRTYAQSVVANARALAEALLDRGFDLVSGGTDNHLILMDLTPKEVPGKVAAKALDRAGIVVNYNTVPYDPRKPFDPSGIRIGTPSLTSRGLGTEHMAAVADWIDRGVTAAGKEDEQALATIRSEVAELMSAHPAPGLAG, encoded by the coding sequence ATGACCCTGCCCCACCCCGCACTCTCCGCCACCGACCCGGAACTCGCCGCGCTCGTCGGAGCGGAGGAGCAGCTCCAGGCCGAAACCCTGCGCCTCATCCCCAGTGAGAACTACGTCTCCGCCGCCGTGCTGGAGGCCTCGGGCACGGTGCTCCAGAACAAGTACAGCGAGGGCTACGCCGGCCGCCGCTACTACGAGGGCCAGCAGGTCATCGACCAGGTCGAGCGCCTCGCCGTCGCCCGCGCCAAGGCCCTCTTCGGCGTCGAACACGCCAACGTCCAGCCCTACTCCGGCTCCCCGGCCAACCTCGCGGTCTACCTCGCCTTCGCGGACCCCGGGGACACCGTGATGGGCATGGCCCTGCCGATGGGCGGCCACCTCACCCACGGCTGGGGCGTCTCCGCGACCGGGAAGTGGTTCCGCGGTGTGCAGTACGGCGTACGCCAGGACACCGGCCTCATCGACTTCGACGAGGTGCGCGAACTCGCCCTGAAGGAACGCCCGAAGATCATCTTCTGTGGTGGTACCGCCCTGCCCCGCACGATCGACTTCCCGGCCTTCGCGGAGATCGCCCGCGAGTGCGGCGCCGTCCTGGTCGCCGATGTCGCCCATATCGCCGGCCTCATCGCGGGCGGCGCGCACCCCTCACCCGTGCCGCACGCCGACGTGATCTCCACGACCACCCACAAGACCCTGCGCGGGCCCCGCGGCGCCATGCTGATGTCCCGCGAGGAGCACGCCAAGGCCCTGGACAAGGCGGTCTTCCCCGGTCTCCAGGGCGGCCCGCACAACCAGACCACCGCCGCCATCGCCGTCGCCCTCCACGAGGCGTCCCAGCCCTCCTTCCGCACCTACGCGCAGTCCGTCGTCGCCAACGCCCGGGCACTCGCCGAAGCCCTGCTCGACCGCGGCTTCGACCTTGTCTCCGGCGGCACCGACAACCATCTGATCCTGATGGACCTCACGCCCAAGGAGGTGCCCGGCAAGGTGGCCGCCAAGGCCCTCGACCGGGCCGGGATCGTCGTCAACTACAACACCGTGCCGTACGACCCGAGGAAGCCGTTCGACCCCTCCGGCATCCGCATCGGCACCCCGTCCCTCACCTCGCGCGGTCTCGGCACCGAGCACATGGCGGCCGTCGCCGACTGGATCGACCGGGGCGTGACCGCGGCCGGCAAGGAGGACGAGCAAGCGCTGGCCACGATCCGCTCCGAGGTCGCCGAGCTGATGTCCGCCCACCCCGCACCCGGTCTGGCGGGCTGA
- a CDS encoding YihY/virulence factor BrkB family protein has translation MDWLTKLPVIGPLMARLMQTHAWRSYETLDRVHWARLAAAITFISFLALFPLITVAAAIGAALLSKEQLGKLEDKIGDQVPGISDQLDINALVDNAGTVGLVAGALLLLTGIGWVGSLRDCLRAVWEVDDEDDDNPVVRKVKDGVVLLGLGATALASFAASALGSTTVGWTAKQIGIEDGGAEGVLLQVAAIAIAGVANFLLLLYLLTLLPGVHPPRRRLVVAGLIGAIGFELLKLLLSGYIQGVASRSMYGAFGVPIALLLWINFSAKLLLFCAAWTATPSKEQSPAAESSSSEGPGGAATDGAAATGG, from the coding sequence ATGGACTGGCTGACCAAGCTCCCCGTCATCGGGCCCCTGATGGCCCGGCTGATGCAGACCCACGCCTGGCGCTCGTACGAGACGCTCGACCGGGTGCACTGGGCCCGGCTGGCCGCCGCGATCACCTTCATCAGCTTTCTGGCCCTCTTCCCGCTGATCACCGTGGCCGCGGCGATCGGTGCCGCCCTGCTCAGCAAGGAGCAGCTGGGCAAGCTGGAGGACAAGATCGGTGACCAGGTCCCCGGCATCTCCGACCAGCTCGACATCAACGCGCTGGTCGACAACGCGGGCACGGTCGGACTGGTCGCGGGCGCGCTGCTGCTGCTCACCGGTATCGGCTGGGTCGGCTCGCTGCGGGACTGTCTGCGGGCCGTGTGGGAGGTGGACGACGAGGACGACGACAACCCCGTCGTCCGCAAGGTCAAGGACGGCGTCGTGCTCCTCGGCCTCGGCGCGACCGCCCTCGCCTCCTTCGCCGCGTCGGCGCTCGGGTCCACGACCGTCGGCTGGACGGCGAAGCAGATCGGTATCGAGGACGGCGGCGCCGAGGGCGTGCTGCTTCAGGTCGCCGCCATCGCCATCGCCGGCGTCGCCAACTTCCTGCTGCTGCTCTACCTGCTGACGCTGCTTCCGGGAGTGCACCCTCCGCGCCGTCGCCTGGTGGTCGCCGGGCTCATCGGCGCGATCGGCTTCGAACTGCTGAAGCTGCTGCTCAGCGGCTACATCCAGGGTGTCGCGTCGAGGAGTATGTACGGCGCCTTCGGCGTCCCCATCGCCCTGCTGCTGTGGATCAACTTCTCGGCGAAGCTGCTCCTGTTCTGCGCCGCGTGGACCGCGACGCCGAGCAAGGAGCAGTCACCTGCCGCAGAGTCGTCCTCCTCAGAGGGTCCCGGCGGCGCCGCTACCGACGGCGCAGCGGCCACTGGCGGTTGA
- a CDS encoding FAD-binding oxidoreductase, protein MAADTRPSAAGPGGTFVSVTGWGRTAPTTAFVLRPRTADEAAAAVRDWGTRGGIARGLGRAYGDAAQNAGGSVLDMTALDRIRSVDADTGVVVCDAGVSLHRLMEVLLPLGWFVPVTPGTRQVTVGGAIGADIHGKNHHVSGSFARHVDAADLLTADGAVHTVRPGTELFDATAGGMGLTGVILSATLRLHPVETSLMSVDTERAADLDDLMARLTATDHRYRYSVAWIDLLARGRALGRSVLTRGEHAPLDALPARARRAPLAFRPGRLPGPPRFVPPGLLTRATVGLFNELWFRRAPRLRLGELQKLSSFFHPLDGVPHWNRIYGRGGFVQYQFVLGHGQEETLRRIVRRIARRGCPSFLAVLKRFGEGDAGWLSFPMAGWTLALDIPADLPGLGAFLDELDDEVAGAGGRVYLAKDSRLRPELLAGMYPRLADFRALRARLDPHGVFASDLSRRLTL, encoded by the coding sequence ATGGCTGCCGACACCCGTCCTTCCGCCGCCGGTCCCGGTGGCACCTTCGTGTCCGTCACCGGCTGGGGGCGTACGGCCCCGACGACCGCGTTCGTGCTGCGGCCACGCACCGCCGACGAGGCCGCCGCGGCCGTACGGGACTGGGGCACCCGCGGCGGGATCGCCCGCGGGCTCGGCAGGGCGTACGGCGACGCGGCGCAGAACGCGGGCGGCTCGGTCCTCGACATGACCGCCCTGGACCGCATCCGCTCCGTCGACGCCGACACGGGTGTCGTGGTGTGCGACGCGGGGGTGAGCCTGCACCGGCTGATGGAGGTGCTGCTGCCGCTCGGCTGGTTCGTACCGGTGACGCCGGGGACCCGGCAGGTCACGGTCGGCGGAGCGATCGGCGCCGATATCCACGGCAAGAACCACCACGTCAGCGGCTCCTTCGCCCGCCATGTCGACGCGGCGGACCTGCTCACCGCGGACGGCGCGGTCCACACGGTGCGGCCCGGCACCGAACTCTTCGACGCGACCGCGGGCGGTATGGGCCTGACGGGGGTGATCCTCTCGGCGACCCTCCGGCTGCACCCCGTCGAGACGTCGCTGATGTCCGTCGACACCGAACGGGCCGCCGATCTGGACGACTTGATGGCCCGGCTCACCGCCACCGACCACCGCTACCGCTACTCGGTCGCCTGGATCGACCTGCTCGCCCGCGGCCGGGCACTGGGACGCTCCGTGCTCACCCGCGGCGAGCACGCCCCGCTGGACGCATTGCCCGCACGCGCCCGCCGCGCACCGCTCGCGTTCCGCCCCGGACGGCTGCCCGGCCCGCCCCGCTTCGTACCGCCCGGCCTGCTCACCCGCGCCACGGTCGGCCTCTTCAACGAGCTCTGGTTCCGCAGGGCGCCCCGGCTCCGCCTCGGTGAGCTGCAGAAGCTCTCCTCCTTCTTCCATCCGCTGGACGGCGTACCGCACTGGAACCGGATCTACGGCCGCGGCGGATTCGTGCAGTACCAGTTCGTGCTCGGGCACGGGCAGGAGGAGACGCTGCGCCGGATTGTGCGGCGGATCGCACGGCGCGGCTGCCCCTCGTTCCTCGCGGTGCTCAAACGGTTCGGCGAGGGGGACGCCGGGTGGCTGTCCTTCCCGATGGCCGGCTGGACGCTCGCGCTCGACATCCCCGCGGATCTGCCCGGCCTCGGCGCCTTCCTGGACGAACTCGACGACGAGGTCGCCGGGGCGGGCGGACGGGTCTATCTCGCCAAGGACTCCCGGCTGCGGCCGGAGCTGCTGGCCGGCATGTACCCGCGGCTGGCCGACTTCCGCGCGCTGCGCGCTCGGCTGGACCCCCACGGCGTGTTCGCCTCCGACCTCTCACGCCGCCTCACGCTCTGA
- a CDS encoding D-alanyl-D-alanine carboxypeptidase family protein, producing MSALKKTALTVTAASLLPVLLAVPASAGTTDGKATRKQPNPPASMSTVGGPQLGRAGTQVSLGPGAPVLPNEVTGRSWIVADAESGDVLASHNAHWRLPPASTLKMLFADTVLPKLPKTEAHKVTQAELADVGEGSSLVGVKEEHAYTVHDLWLGVFLRSGNDAVHVLSAMNGGVPKTVEDMQAHADELQALDTHVVSPDGYDAEGQVSSAYDLTLIARSGMQKKDFREYCSTARAKFPGGVTAGKRDYFEIQNTNRLLTGESGVSPYQGMAGVKNGNTTHAGATFTGVAERNGKVLLVTVMNPDSEESQAVYKEAGRLLDWGFAAAGKVRPVGELVPPRSAAPEDSPQVEPASNGAPAKASAAADEGSGGVGTALAVVGGLLVVLAAGVFLVNRQWPLRRR from the coding sequence GTGTCCGCTCTGAAGAAGACCGCGCTGACGGTCACCGCCGCCTCGTTGCTGCCCGTGCTCCTCGCCGTGCCCGCCTCGGCCGGCACCACCGACGGCAAGGCCACCAGGAAGCAGCCGAATCCGCCGGCCTCCATGTCGACCGTCGGCGGCCCGCAGCTCGGCAGGGCGGGCACCCAGGTCAGCCTCGGACCGGGCGCACCCGTGCTGCCGAACGAGGTCACCGGCCGGTCCTGGATCGTCGCGGACGCGGAGAGCGGCGACGTCCTCGCCTCGCACAACGCGCACTGGCGGCTGCCCCCGGCGTCCACGCTCAAGATGCTCTTCGCCGACACCGTGCTGCCGAAGCTCCCCAAGACCGAGGCGCACAAGGTCACCCAGGCCGAGCTCGCGGACGTCGGCGAGGGCAGCAGCCTCGTCGGGGTCAAGGAGGAGCACGCGTACACGGTGCACGACCTGTGGCTCGGCGTCTTCCTGCGCTCCGGCAACGACGCGGTGCACGTCCTGTCCGCGATGAACGGCGGTGTCCCCAAGACCGTCGAGGACATGCAGGCGCACGCCGACGAGCTCCAGGCGCTCGACACCCACGTCGTCTCGCCCGACGGCTACGACGCCGAGGGCCAGGTCTCGTCCGCGTACGACCTCACGCTCATCGCCCGCAGCGGGATGCAGAAGAAGGACTTCCGCGAGTACTGCTCCACGGCACGCGCCAAGTTCCCCGGCGGGGTCACGGCGGGCAAGCGCGACTACTTCGAGATCCAGAACACCAACCGGCTGCTCACCGGCGAGTCCGGGGTCTCCCCGTACCAGGGCATGGCGGGGGTCAAGAACGGCAACACCACGCACGCCGGTGCCACGTTCACCGGTGTCGCCGAGCGCAACGGCAAGGTGCTGCTCGTCACCGTCATGAACCCGGACTCCGAGGAGAGCCAGGCCGTCTACAAGGAGGCCGGACGGCTGCTCGACTGGGGCTTCGCGGCGGCCGGGAAGGTCCGGCCCGTCGGTGAACTGGTCCCGCCGAGGTCCGCCGCCCCCGAGGACTCCCCCCAGGTCGAGCCCGCGAGCAACGGCGCACCCGCGAAGGCCTCCGCCGCTGCGGACGAGGGCTCCGGCGGCGTCGGTACGGCCCTCGCCGTGGTCGGCGGTCTGCTCGTGGTGCTGGCGGCGGGGGTCTTCCTGGTCAACCGCCAGTGGCCGCTGCGCCGTCGGTAG
- a CDS encoding GtrA family protein, with protein sequence MKRVPWPEAASFILVGGGAYAADVALFTLLRGPGDWGPLTAKSVSFLAGCTVAYLGNAFGTYRRRSLRLREYAAFFGVNVAGAVVQLLCLAVSHHGLGLTSARADLVSGLGVGMVLATCLRFWGARTLVFRVEGRRTPWTG encoded by the coding sequence GTGAAACGCGTCCCCTGGCCGGAGGCGGCCTCGTTCATCCTCGTCGGAGGGGGTGCGTACGCGGCCGACGTGGCGCTCTTCACCCTGCTGCGCGGCCCCGGCGACTGGGGACCCCTGACCGCGAAGTCGGTCTCGTTCCTCGCCGGCTGCACGGTCGCCTACCTCGGCAACGCCTTCGGGACCTACCGGCGCCGGAGCCTGCGCCTGCGGGAGTACGCCGCATTCTTCGGCGTCAATGTCGCCGGCGCGGTCGTCCAACTGCTCTGCCTCGCGGTCTCGCACCACGGCCTCGGTCTGACCTCGGCGCGCGCGGACCTCGTCTCCGGGCTCGGTGTCGGGATGGTCCTGGCCACCTGCCTGCGATTCTGGGGGGCCCGGACGCTGGTGTTCCGCGTGGAGGGTAGGCGTACGCCATGGACTGGCTGA
- a CDS encoding decaprenyl-phosphate phosphoribosyltransferase, whose protein sequence is MSEPGTALLERPRKPSPPRAVSLPVGLLRTARPRQWIKNVLVVAAPAAAGELDSPHAAGQLAVVFVLFTAAAAAVYLINDARDADADRAHPVKCRRPVAAGEVPVPVAYTVGAVLAGTAVGGAAALCTPMTGALLTAYLSMQLAYCIWLKHVLVVDLAVVTTGFLMRAMIGGVALGIPLSRWFLITTGFGALFMVAAKRYSEAVQLADSKGATRALLTEYTTGYLRFVWQLAAGVAVLAYCLWALESGGVAASALLPWRQLSMIAFIMAVLRYAVFADRGTAGAPEDVVLRDRPLAVIGLVWAAMYGLAVADL, encoded by the coding sequence ATGTCTGAGCCCGGTACCGCGCTGCTGGAGCGGCCCCGGAAACCGTCGCCGCCGCGGGCCGTGAGCCTGCCGGTCGGACTGCTCAGGACCGCCCGGCCCCGGCAGTGGATCAAGAACGTGCTCGTGGTGGCCGCGCCCGCCGCCGCCGGTGAACTGGACTCCCCGCACGCGGCCGGACAACTGGCCGTCGTCTTCGTCCTGTTCACCGCCGCCGCGGCAGCGGTCTATCTGATCAACGACGCCCGGGACGCGGACGCCGACCGTGCCCATCCGGTGAAGTGCCGCCGCCCCGTCGCGGCGGGCGAGGTCCCGGTGCCCGTCGCGTACACCGTGGGCGCCGTGCTCGCCGGCACCGCCGTCGGCGGAGCCGCTGCCCTGTGCACCCCCATGACCGGCGCCCTGCTGACCGCGTATCTCTCGATGCAACTCGCCTACTGCATCTGGCTCAAGCACGTGCTCGTCGTCGACCTGGCCGTCGTCACCACCGGGTTCCTGATGCGCGCGATGATCGGCGGGGTCGCGCTCGGCATCCCGCTCTCGCGCTGGTTCCTGATCACCACCGGCTTCGGCGCCCTGTTCATGGTCGCGGCGAAGCGCTACTCCGAAGCCGTGCAGCTGGCCGACAGCAAGGGCGCGACCCGGGCGCTGCTCACCGAGTACACGACCGGCTATCTGCGCTTCGTCTGGCAGCTCGCCGCCGGTGTCGCCGTCCTCGCCTACTGCCTGTGGGCCCTGGAGAGCGGCGGTGTGGCCGCTTCGGCGCTGCTGCCCTGGCGGCAGCTGTCGATGATCGCCTTCATCATGGCGGTGCTGCGGTACGCGGTCTTCGCCGACCGCGGCACGGCCGGCGCACCCGAGGACGTGGTGCTGCGGGACCGGCCGCTGGCCGTCATCGGCCTGGTGTGGGCCGCGATGTACGGACTGGCGGTCGCCGACCTGTGA
- a CDS encoding 2'-5' RNA ligase family protein, with protein MGTVTLGVSIAVPEPYGSLLQELRAGFGDPAAHGIPTHVTLLPPTEADPATLPAIEAHLTEVATASRPFPMRLSGTGTFRPLSPVVFVQIAEGAAACSWLQKRVRDASGPLVRELQFPYHPHVTVAHGIAEEAMDRAYAELADFEAAWTCASFALYEQGQDGVWRKLHEYAFGGGIASVPAQCAPVDEPATAPSAATS; from the coding sequence GTGGGGACCGTAACGCTCGGCGTTTCGATCGCGGTCCCGGAGCCTTACGGCAGCCTGCTCCAGGAGCTGCGCGCGGGCTTCGGGGATCCCGCCGCGCACGGCATTCCCACGCACGTCACCCTGCTGCCGCCCACCGAGGCCGACCCGGCGACCCTGCCGGCGATCGAGGCGCACCTCACCGAGGTCGCGACGGCGAGCAGGCCGTTCCCGATGCGGCTGTCCGGCACGGGCACGTTCCGGCCGCTCTCGCCCGTCGTCTTCGTCCAGATCGCCGAGGGCGCCGCGGCCTGCTCCTGGCTCCAGAAGCGGGTGCGGGACGCCTCCGGTCCGCTGGTGCGCGAGCTCCAGTTCCCGTACCACCCGCACGTCACCGTCGCGCACGGCATCGCGGAAGAGGCGATGGACCGGGCGTACGCGGAGCTGGCCGACTTCGAGGCCGCCTGGACCTGTGCCTCCTTCGCGCTGTACGAGCAGGGCCAGGACGGCGTGTGGCGCAAGCTCCACGAGTACGCCTTCGGGGGCGGCATCGCCTCCGTGCCCGCCCAGTGCGCTCCGGTGGACGAGCCGGCGACGGCTCCCTCGGCCGCCACGTCCTGA
- a CDS encoding phosphatase PAP2 family protein, protein MRYVDCAAADRRLLAAMRAYGGRPGVAVAVRALSLAGEHAALWLAAGLTGAAADPERRGRWLRATAVVGGAHLASMGVKHVVRRPRPELPSHRPLVHTLGRHSFPSSHAASAAAAAVAFGALLPAARRLAPPLAAAMCVSRLVAGVHYPTDIAAGAVLGGLAARAGARWAGGAVSPGFTGARAAGRPRGRCHV, encoded by the coding sequence ATGAGATACGTCGACTGCGCGGCCGCCGACCGAAGGCTGTTGGCAGCGATGCGCGCGTACGGGGGACGACCGGGCGTCGCGGTCGCCGTACGCGCGCTCTCCCTCGCCGGGGAGCACGCCGCGCTGTGGCTCGCCGCCGGTCTCACCGGCGCGGCGGCCGACCCGGAACGGCGCGGGCGCTGGCTGCGCGCCACGGCCGTGGTCGGCGGGGCCCACCTGGCGAGCATGGGCGTCAAACACGTCGTCCGCAGGCCCCGCCCCGAACTCCCCTCGCACCGCCCCCTCGTGCACACCCTGGGCCGGCACTCCTTCCCCAGCTCGCACGCCGCGTCGGCCGCGGCCGCCGCCGTGGCCTTCGGCGCACTGCTCCCCGCGGCCCGCCGGCTGGCGCCACCGCTGGCCGCCGCGATGTGCGTCTCGCGCCTGGTCGCCGGGGTCCACTACCCGACGGACATCGCGGCGGGCGCGGTACTCGGCGGGCTGGCCGCGCGCGCCGGGGCCCGGTGGGCGGGCGGCGCCGTGTCGCCCGGCTTCACGGGGGCCCGCGCCGCCGGACGTCCGAGGGGCCGGTGCCATGTCTGA
- a CDS encoding RNA polymerase sigma factor, translating into MKGVRTREGTLEGGRIVVDEGAVIARVRAGEPEAYAELVRAHTAVALRAAVAFGAGADAEDVVQSAFLKAYQALGRFRDGAAFRPWLLRIVVNETRNTVRTAVRLRALAGREALLLGSEPLIPESADPALAAVADERRSLLLAALDELGEQQRQVVVCRYLLEMDEAETAQALGWPRGTVKSRLNRALARLGKLIGGKGGEEHE; encoded by the coding sequence ATGAAAGGTGTGAGGACGCGGGAGGGGACCCTGGAGGGGGGCCGCATCGTCGTTGACGAGGGGGCCGTGATCGCGCGGGTGCGCGCCGGAGAGCCGGAGGCGTACGCGGAGCTGGTGCGCGCCCACACGGCGGTCGCGCTCCGGGCCGCCGTGGCCTTCGGCGCGGGCGCGGACGCCGAGGACGTGGTGCAGAGCGCCTTCCTCAAGGCGTACCAGGCGCTGGGGCGGTTCCGGGACGGCGCCGCGTTCCGGCCGTGGCTGCTGCGGATCGTGGTCAATGAGACCAGGAACACCGTGCGCACCGCGGTCCGGCTGCGGGCGCTCGCCGGGCGCGAGGCGCTGCTGCTGGGTTCCGAACCGCTGATACCGGAGTCGGCCGACCCGGCGCTGGCGGCCGTGGCGGACGAGCGGCGCTCGCTGCTGCTGGCGGCGCTGGACGAGCTGGGCGAACAGCAGCGCCAGGTCGTGGTCTGCCGCTATCTGCTGGAGATGGACGAGGCGGAGACGGCTCAGGCACTGGGCTGGCCGCGGGGGACGGTGAAGTCCCGGCTGAACCGGGCGCTGGCCAGGCTCGGGAAGCTCATCGGCGGGAAGGGAGGTGAGGAGCATGAGTGA
- a CDS encoding SCO4848 family membrane protein yields MKLSRPVSWFLLAFGVWSWFIWVTFVKNLWADGSGLAFDDAGDPTAYFWVHLLLALTSLLLGTVVGVIGLRAVRALRREAHKG; encoded by the coding sequence ATGAAGCTCAGCCGCCCCGTCTCCTGGTTCCTGCTCGCTTTCGGGGTGTGGAGCTGGTTCATCTGGGTCACCTTCGTCAAAAACCTGTGGGCGGACGGCAGCGGTCTCGCCTTCGACGACGCGGGTGACCCGACGGCTTACTTCTGGGTGCATCTGCTGCTCGCCTTGACGTCCTTGCTTCTGGGGACGGTCGTCGGAGTGATCGGGTTGCGTGCGGTCCGCGCTTTGCGGCGCGAGGCACACAAGGGATAG